CCGCGTCCTGGCCGCGCCGGATGCTGGCACTGGCCGTCGACTGGTTCGCGTGCCTGCTGGTGGTCGGGCTCTTCACCCCGGTGTACGGCGCCGAGGCCGGGTCGGCCTCGGGGTTCGTCGTCCTGGGCGTCTTCGTCCTGGAGTCCGCCCTGCTCACCGCCACCATCGGCGGCTCCTTCGGCCAGGTCGCCACCCGGTTGCGCGTCGTCCGGGTCACCGGCGAGGCCCGCCCCGTCGACCTGCTGCCCGCCGTGCTGCGCCAGGTGCTGGTCGCCCTCGTCATCCCACCGCTGGTCTTCAAGCCCGACGGGCGGGGCCTGCACGACATCGCCGCCGGCACCGTCTGCGTGACACTCCAGACCGCCCGGGGGAGTGAGTCGTAGGCTCGGGGCATGCGCACCCGCCTCGCCGCCCTGGCCCTGACCCTGCCCCTCGGCCTCGCGGCACTCACCGCCTGCGAGGACGACTCCTCCGCGGCCGGCGACGCCCCCGCGAGCACCGGCTCCACGAGTGGCGCTGATGCCGGCGGGGCCGGCGCCGAGGTCCCCGAGGTCTCCGAGGGCGAGGAGCTGAGCGCCGAGGAGTTCGGCGCGCTGATGGTCGCGGCCTTCGAGAAGGCCACCACCGCCGACCTGGTGATGTCGATGACCGCCGGGGGGCAGGACATCGAGGTGACGGGTCAGGCCGACTACTCCAGCGACCCGGTCTCGATGCGCATGGAGATGACCGGCATGGGCGGCACCGGCGACATGGAGATCATCGTCGTCGACAACGCGATGTACATGAAGCTCGCCGTCATGAGCGACAAGTTCCTCAAGCTCGACCTCGACGACCCCGACAACCCGGTCGGCGGCTCCTTCACCGGCCAGCTCGACCCTCGCGCACAGGCCGAGGTGATCGAGCAGGGCCTGCAGACCGCGACGTACGTCGGGCAGGAGGAGGTCGACGGCGAGACCCTCGACCACTACACCGCCGTCGTGGACTCCCAGGCGATGCTCGATCAGCTCGAGGGCGCCGGCGACGTGGCCGGCCAGCTTCCGGAGACCGTGACCTACGAGCTGTGGCTGACCGAGGACGGCCTCTACCGCCAGATGGAGATCGACATGGGTGCGGTCGCCGGCGAGATGCTGATGCGCTTC
This genomic window from Nocardioides marinus contains:
- a CDS encoding LppX_LprAFG lipoprotein yields the protein MRTRLAALALTLPLGLAALTACEDDSSAAGDAPASTGSTSGADAGGAGAEVPEVSEGEELSAEEFGALMVAAFEKATTADLVMSMTAGGQDIEVTGQADYSSDPVSMRMEMTGMGGTGDMEIIVVDNAMYMKLAVMSDKFLKLDLDDPDNPVGGSFTGQLDPRAQAEVIEQGLQTATYVGQEEVDGETLDHYTAVVDSQAMLDQLEGAGDVAGQLPETVTYELWLTEDGLYRQMEIDMGAVAGEMLMRFEDWGTDVDIEAPPASQVTDMGDMAGMMG
- a CDS encoding RDD family protein, which gives rise to MSSTAHPSAPVTVPDAASWPRRMLALAVDWFACLLVVGLFTPVYGAEAGSASGFVVLGVFVLESALLTATIGGSFGQVATRLRVVRVTGEARPVDLLPAVLRQVLVALVIPPLVFKPDGRGLHDIAAGTVCVTLQTARGSES